ACCAGCGCTTTCAGATCGGCATCGTCCGCGATCTCATCCTGAACACGCGCCACACCGCGCAGCTGCTGTTTGTTATTGCCATTGATCACCGCCAGGCTCATCGGGCCATCGCCCTGCAGCTGGACGGTAATGTCTCCGGCAAACTTCAGCGTGGCGGTCAGCAGGCTGGTAGCCACCAGCAGCTCCGCGAGGATATTTTTCACCGGCTGCGGGTAGCTATGGTTTTCAAGGATCTGTCGCAGGCTTTCGGATACCGTTACCAGCTCGCCACGAACAGCGTAGTTTTCAAACAGATAGCGGTGTAATTGGTCGTGTTGGGCCATAATTATCTCTCTAGGGGCGACGACTACTCGTCATCACCGTATTTAAATTTCATCAGGTCGCGGCGCTCTTTTTTATCCGGGCGGCGCTCCGGGTGCGGCATCGTTAACGCGTTCAGCTTGCGGGCTACCGCCATCTTCTCGCGTTTTTCAATACTTTCAGCCGTCTCTTCATACAGCGCCACCGCCTCGCTTGCCGGACGGCGCTGCTCGGTGATGGCTTTCACCACCACCGTGCGTTCATCATTTCCCTGACGCAGCGTCAGAATGGCGTTCAGCTCAACGGTTTTTCCCGGCTTGCTGCGTTGCCCGTTGTAGTGCACCTTGCCACCCTCGATCATCTCGCGGGCCAGTGCACGGGTTTTGTAAAAGCGCGCCGCCCAGAGCCATTTGTCTAAGCGGACGTCTTGCGCGGGCTTCTCTTTCATCGCATCTCCTTCACTTCAGTGAGGGGATCAGGCGGCGATAGTCGTTGAGTCCGGGATGGCGCTGATAGCGCTTCTCCACCAGCCCGGAGTCAGGGTTGGTGACGCCGAGGCAGTAACGAATACCGAATGCCGCAGCCGCATCCAGAATCGGCTCGCTGTCATCGATAAACAGCGTCTTCTCCGGGTTCAGCCCGGTAGCTTCAACAACGGCCTGCCACAGTCGTTGATCCTCTTTCGGATAACCAAATGTGTGGGTAGAAAGTAATAAATCAAGGTGTGCGCCCAGTCCGGTATGCTCAAGCTTCACCGCCAGGTTGTGCGGATGGGCGTTAGTGAGCAGAATTCGGCGCTTGCCGCAGGCCTTCAGCGCATCCAGGAAGGGCACAGTATCTTCGCGCATAACGGCACGCGGACCCTCTGCCGTGGTCATGGCACAAATATCAAGGCCAAGACGTTCGCTCCAGTAGTCCAGACAGTACCAGTTTAGCGTATGCTGCACGGCATGATACTCCGCCTGCATCTGCGCCTGTGCCTCGGATGGCGTTAGGCCGCGTGCAGCACTGAAGGTTTCCGGCACCAGCGTTTGCCAGAAGTAATTATCAAACGCCAGATCCAGCAGCGTGCCGTCCATATCCAGCAGCACGGTCTCTACGTCCTGCCAGTTGATATCAATATGCATGAGGGACTCCTGCGAGCGGATAAGCGCGACAGGGTAGCACACCCTGGCGCGCGCAGCTTTTATCAGATAAAGCGATCGGATGGGCTGTCGGAGGCCTGCAGCAGCTGCGGGTTCAGGCAGCTGTCATAATACTCCTGAATATCAGCAAGGCGTGAGCGGTGACGCTGGTAGCGGCGTATCGCCTGAACGGCGTTATAGAGGGTGCAGAGGATCATCGCCAGCAGCAGCAGGGCGGTACCAATATAGCGCCACAGCCCGGCGCTGGATGGCATCCGATGCAGGCTGACATGCTTCGTTCCGTTGGCATCGGTATAGATATTGGTGACGATACCTTCGGCGCTAAACGGGGTCTGCATCAGCATTTGCGCCAGCCGCTGGAACTCGTTCCACTGCTCCTGAGGCGGATAATCATACAGCGCGATAGGCGGCCAGGGCTGATCCACCAGCTCGCTACCTTCATCGCTGGCGATCACAAACCCGCCCGGTGCCGGGCTGTTAAGCGCCTGCGCGGCGCGTGAGGTTTCGCGCAGCAGGAAGGGGGCGGTCGAGGTAGTCACCAGGTTATCCAGCGATTCGGCGCTAACCGGACGCAGCAGCACATTTACGCCGCTGAGCCTGCCCGCGCTGGCGCGTTTGGTCAGCGTCTCCCAGTCTTTGGTGTTGCCGAGGTTAACGAGCGCGTTCTTAAGCCGTGCGCATTCGTCTTCGGCAGAGCAGAGATCCTGGGTTTTCAGCACGATCTCGGCAAAATCATCTAACAGCACCATGCCCGACTTCTGAATCGCCGACCGTAGCGCGGCGCTGACGTGGGAATCTTCCTCGCTGGAGGGGTGCAGCTGGCGGTTCACCGCCTGGATCAGCGCGTTCGCTTTATTGACGATATCGGATTCCGGCAGCGGCAGCGGCGGTGCGTCGTTCCAGATAATTTGTGA
Above is a genomic segment from Enterobacter sp. C2 containing:
- the hslR gene encoding ribosome-associated heat shock protein Hsp15 is translated as MKEKPAQDVRLDKWLWAARFYKTRALAREMIEGGKVHYNGQRSKPGKTVELNAILTLRQGNDERTVVVKAITEQRRPASEAVALYEETAESIEKREKMAVARKLNALTMPHPERRPDKKERRDLMKFKYGDDE
- the yrfG gene encoding GMP/IMP nucleotidase, whose product is MHIDINWQDVETVLLDMDGTLLDLAFDNYFWQTLVPETFSAARGLTPSEAQAQMQAEYHAVQHTLNWYCLDYWSERLGLDICAMTTAEGPRAVMREDTVPFLDALKACGKRRILLTNAHPHNLAVKLEHTGLGAHLDLLLSTHTFGYPKEDQRLWQAVVEATGLNPEKTLFIDDSEPILDAAAAFGIRYCLGVTNPDSGLVEKRYQRHPGLNDYRRLIPSLK